A portion of the Lolium rigidum isolate FL_2022 chromosome 1, APGP_CSIRO_Lrig_0.1, whole genome shotgun sequence genome contains these proteins:
- the LOC124692388 gene encoding probable WRKY transcription factor 34 isoform X2 — protein MSWWDMFFYWMPTVTTGCKKNFAVRGLYHELLNVTFAMGGGCSTVKQFWSTLSSGSTCPSQSVEAAAWKLDVLAITTSTIGMVAAESRAIREPRVVQKTTKVGIFLILIVGASKVRRMLKEIQIQGKHVERASYDVNSVIMTKREGHNHEVRAARNSGHVSDGSGSALRGQLESFNFLFRNGRLRSAFPPANAAWPANRLIIWYITS, from the exons ATGTCTTGGTGGGATATGTTTTTCTATTGGATGCCTACAGTAACTACAGGATGCAAGAAGAACTTTGCAG TCCGGGGACTCTATCACGAGTTGCTCAATGTAACCTTCGCAATGGGCGGCGGCTGCAGCACGGTGAAACAATTCTG GTCCACTCTCTCGAGTGGCTCGACGTGTCCTTCGCAATCAGTGGAAGCTGCTGCATG GAAGTTAGATGTGTTAGCTATCACCACCAGTACAATTGGCATGGTGGCTGCAGAATCAAGGGCCATAAGGGAGCCTCGTGTTGTTCAGAAGACAACCAAGGTTGGCATCTTTTTAATTCTTATCGTTGGTGCAAGTAAGGTCAGAAGGATGCTAAAGGAAATCCAAATCCAAG GCAAGCATGTGGAAAGGGCGTCATATGATGTGAACTCTGTTATCATGACAAAGAGGGAAGGGCACAACCATGAAGTTCGAGCAGCCAGAAATAGCGGGCATGTGAGCGATGGTTCTGGGAGTGCTCTCAGAGGCCAACTGGAGTCATTCAACTTCCTCTTCAGGAATGGCAGGCTACGATCTGCCTTCCCACCTGCAAATGCAGCATGGCCAGCTAACCGATTGATAATTTGGTATATTACGAGTTAG
- the LOC124692388 gene encoding probable WRKY transcription factor 34 isoform X1 → MSWWDMFFYWMPTVTTGCKKNFAVRGLYHELLNVTFAMGGGCSTVKQFWSTLSSGSTCPSQSVEAAAWKLDVLAITTSTIGMVAAESRAIREPRVVQKTTKVGIFLILIVGASKVRRMLKEIQIQVGKHVERASYDVNSVIMTKREGHNHEVRAARNSGHVSDGSGSALRGQLESFNFLFRNGRLRSAFPPANAAWPANRLIIWYITS, encoded by the exons ATGTCTTGGTGGGATATGTTTTTCTATTGGATGCCTACAGTAACTACAGGATGCAAGAAGAACTTTGCAG TCCGGGGACTCTATCACGAGTTGCTCAATGTAACCTTCGCAATGGGCGGCGGCTGCAGCACGGTGAAACAATTCTG GTCCACTCTCTCGAGTGGCTCGACGTGTCCTTCGCAATCAGTGGAAGCTGCTGCATG GAAGTTAGATGTGTTAGCTATCACCACCAGTACAATTGGCATGGTGGCTGCAGAATCAAGGGCCATAAGGGAGCCTCGTGTTGTTCAGAAGACAACCAAGGTTGGCATCTTTTTAATTCTTATCGTTGGTGCAAGTAAGGTCAGAAGGATGCTAAAGGAAATCCAAATCCAAG TAGGCAAGCATGTGGAAAGGGCGTCATATGATGTGAACTCTGTTATCATGACAAAGAGGGAAGGGCACAACCATGAAGTTCGAGCAGCCAGAAATAGCGGGCATGTGAGCGATGGTTCTGGGAGTGCTCTCAGAGGCCAACTGGAGTCATTCAACTTCCTCTTCAGGAATGGCAGGCTACGATCTGCCTTCCCACCTGCAAATGCAGCATGGCCAGCTAACCGATTGATAATTTGGTATATTACGAGTTAG
- the LOC124692388 gene encoding probable WRKY transcription factor 2 isoform X3, whose protein sequence is MGGGCSTVKQFWSTLSSGSTCPSQSVEAAAWKLDVLAITTSTIGMVAAESRAIREPRVVQKTTKVGIFLILIVGASKVRRMLKEIQIQVGKHVERASYDVNSVIMTKREGHNHEVRAARNSGHVSDGSGSALRGQLESFNFLFRNGRLRSAFPPANAAWPANRLIIWYITS, encoded by the exons ATGGGCGGCGGCTGCAGCACGGTGAAACAATTCTG GTCCACTCTCTCGAGTGGCTCGACGTGTCCTTCGCAATCAGTGGAAGCTGCTGCATG GAAGTTAGATGTGTTAGCTATCACCACCAGTACAATTGGCATGGTGGCTGCAGAATCAAGGGCCATAAGGGAGCCTCGTGTTGTTCAGAAGACAACCAAGGTTGGCATCTTTTTAATTCTTATCGTTGGTGCAAGTAAGGTCAGAAGGATGCTAAAGGAAATCCAAATCCAAG TAGGCAAGCATGTGGAAAGGGCGTCATATGATGTGAACTCTGTTATCATGACAAAGAGGGAAGGGCACAACCATGAAGTTCGAGCAGCCAGAAATAGCGGGCATGTGAGCGATGGTTCTGGGAGTGCTCTCAGAGGCCAACTGGAGTCATTCAACTTCCTCTTCAGGAATGGCAGGCTACGATCTGCCTTCCCACCTGCAAATGCAGCATGGCCAGCTAACCGATTGATAATTTGGTATATTACGAGTTAG